A genomic stretch from Georgenia muralis includes:
- a CDS encoding zinc-binding dehydrogenase, with product MPDVLRFAAPYHVDLVDLASPAPAPGEVRVATIASGISAGTELTAFRGTNPYLTATWDPHLRLFDHGAQAPAYPVQGWGYSEVGRVVEAPGEADDLTPGDVVWGIWGHRAEAVLPASSLRGRRLPAGTDPVVGCFARVAAIGLNAVLAADAGVGSTVVVVGQGVIGLLATRFAVLSGARVIAVDGIDARLEHARAYGAAEVLHPTPDLARRLRDLTGPGGADAAIELSGTHPGLAEAVRAVGPDGRVVAAGFYQGEVAGLRLGEEFHHNRVQLLASQIGSVPQRLAARWDPARLHRAAMEAVVSGRVDVLPLVTHRFPLARAQEAYELLDTGGDQVLQVVLET from the coding sequence GTGCCTGACGTCCTCCGGTTCGCCGCCCCCTACCACGTCGACCTGGTCGACCTGGCGTCGCCCGCGCCGGCACCGGGGGAGGTGCGCGTCGCCACGATCGCCTCGGGCATCTCGGCCGGCACCGAGCTGACCGCGTTCCGGGGGACCAACCCGTACCTCACCGCGACGTGGGACCCTCACCTGCGGCTCTTCGACCACGGGGCGCAGGCGCCGGCGTACCCGGTTCAGGGTTGGGGATACTCCGAGGTGGGGCGTGTCGTCGAGGCGCCCGGCGAGGCGGACGACCTGACACCGGGTGACGTGGTGTGGGGGATCTGGGGGCACCGCGCCGAGGCGGTCCTGCCGGCCTCCAGCCTGCGGGGGCGTCGGCTGCCGGCGGGCACGGACCCCGTCGTGGGCTGCTTCGCCCGGGTCGCGGCGATCGGCCTCAACGCGGTGCTCGCCGCGGACGCCGGGGTCGGCTCGACGGTGGTGGTGGTCGGGCAGGGCGTCATCGGGCTGCTGGCCACGCGGTTCGCGGTGCTGTCCGGTGCCCGGGTGATCGCGGTGGACGGCATCGACGCCCGGTTGGAGCACGCGCGGGCCTACGGCGCGGCCGAGGTTCTCCACCCGACGCCGGACCTCGCCCGCCGGTTGCGCGACCTGACCGGGCCCGGCGGGGCCGACGCCGCCATCGAGCTGTCCGGCACGCACCCCGGACTCGCCGAGGCGGTTCGTGCGGTCGGGCCCGACGGACGGGTCGTCGCCGCCGGTTTCTACCAGGGCGAGGTGGCAGGGCTGCGGCTGGGGGAGGAGTTCCATCACAACCGTGTTCAGCTGCTCGCCTCCCAGATCGGTTCCGTGCCGCAGCGGCTCGCGGCCCGCTGGGACCCGGCCCGGCTCCACCGTGCGGCCATGGAGGCCGTGGTCTCCGGCCGGGTCGACGTCCTCCCGCTGGTCACCCACCGGTTCCCCCTCGCGCGTGCCCAGGAGGCCTACGAGCTGCTGGACACCGGCGGGGACCAGGTGCTGCAGGTGGTGCTGGAGACGTGA
- a CDS encoding sugar phosphate isomerase/epimerase family protein, with product MRLCVQEQHLPGTGMAEKWAVASGWGFTGIELRGKGDHALAARLPELRRARDAGVVMPTVCVEMDHFVGDFDAGRREDAVVQLCSQLDVMAELGGTGVTTPASWGMFSTRLPPFVPPRTPEEDRAVLVDTLGRVAAHAERVGTTLLLEPLNRYEDHMVNRLDQGVAVVDAVGSRALRLTADTYHMNIEETDMVDALHRAAPYLGHVQLSDSNRLEPGAGHLDLAPLLAVLRADGYAGDLAVESRLSGAAAEVLPRAAALVRELW from the coding sequence ATGCGGTTGTGCGTGCAGGAGCAGCACCTGCCGGGGACGGGCATGGCGGAGAAGTGGGCCGTGGCGAGCGGGTGGGGCTTCACCGGCATCGAGCTGCGCGGGAAGGGCGACCACGCCCTCGCGGCCCGGCTGCCGGAGCTGCGCCGGGCTCGGGACGCCGGGGTCGTCATGCCGACCGTGTGCGTGGAGATGGACCACTTCGTCGGTGACTTCGACGCCGGCCGGCGTGAGGACGCCGTCGTCCAGCTGTGCTCCCAGCTCGACGTCATGGCCGAGCTCGGCGGGACGGGGGTGACGACGCCGGCCTCCTGGGGCATGTTCTCCACCCGGCTGCCTCCGTTCGTCCCGCCACGAACCCCCGAGGAGGACCGGGCCGTGCTGGTGGACACGCTCGGCCGGGTCGCCGCCCACGCCGAGCGGGTCGGGACGACCCTGCTGCTGGAGCCGCTCAACCGGTACGAGGACCACATGGTCAACCGCCTCGACCAGGGCGTGGCCGTCGTCGACGCCGTCGGCTCGCGCGCCCTGCGGCTGACCGCCGACACGTACCACATGAACATCGAGGAGACGGACATGGTCGACGCGCTCCACCGTGCCGCTCCCTACCTCGGTCATGTGCAGCTCTCGGACAGCAACCGGCTCGAGCCCGGGGCGGGACACCTCGACCTCGCCCCCCTGCTGGCGGTGCTGCGGGCGGACGGGTACGCGGGGGACCTGGCCGTGGAGTCCCGGCTCAGCGGTGCCGCCGCCGAGGTGCTGCCCCGCGCGGCGGCGCTGGTGCGGGAGCTGTGGTGA
- a CDS encoding MGH1-like glycoside hydrolase domain-containing protein has protein sequence MSGAAPGPGGAAALAARQLSGSWTGTHTVPAAGLYPHQWSWDSAFIAVGLRHVAPDRAMTELETLLAAQWADGRVPQIVYDLARDDDYSPGAQFWRSRDLPGSPAAATAGFVQPPVHAWAALLVHRAAPELSRARGFLAGAYPRLVAWHEYLRTRRDRGGAGLAAVVHPWESGTDNSPLWDEALARVPDTPRTAIRRPDLAHAGPGERPGAKEYARYYWLAERYRDHRCDDRDQGHPFVLEDPAFNALWARSELALAEMAGELRADPRPHLDRAGEIGGSLERLWDEELGLYVAHDVVADRPARRATVNGLVPLVLPDLPRARTLVETLRGPGFLGAGAVLVPSYDLRAPDADRALYWRGPAWFNMTWLVIDGLRRHGETALAAHLTGPFVDLAVRGGFPEYVDPVDGEPHGTRHFSWTAALTLDLAAGGGAGARADR, from the coding sequence GTGAGCGGCGCGGCGCCGGGACCCGGCGGCGCCGCGGCGCTGGCCGCACGCCAGCTGTCGGGGAGCTGGACGGGCACCCACACGGTGCCCGCCGCCGGGCTGTACCCGCACCAGTGGAGCTGGGACTCGGCCTTCATCGCCGTCGGGCTGCGCCACGTCGCGCCGGACCGGGCGATGACCGAGCTGGAGACGCTCCTCGCGGCGCAGTGGGCCGACGGCCGCGTGCCGCAGATCGTCTACGACCTCGCGCGCGACGACGACTACTCGCCCGGTGCGCAGTTCTGGCGCTCGCGCGACCTCCCCGGCTCCCCGGCGGCGGCGACCGCCGGGTTCGTGCAGCCGCCCGTGCACGCCTGGGCCGCGCTGCTCGTGCACCGGGCGGCCCCGGAGCTCTCCCGCGCCCGAGGCTTCCTCGCGGGGGCCTACCCCCGGCTGGTCGCCTGGCACGAGTACCTCAGGACACGCCGCGACCGTGGCGGGGCCGGGCTGGCCGCCGTCGTCCACCCGTGGGAGTCCGGGACGGACAACTCGCCGCTGTGGGACGAGGCGCTGGCTCGTGTGCCGGACACCCCGCGGACGGCGATCCGGCGCCCGGACCTGGCGCACGCCGGGCCCGGGGAACGGCCCGGTGCCAAGGAGTACGCGCGCTACTACTGGCTGGCGGAGCGGTACCGCGACCACCGCTGCGACGATCGGGACCAGGGGCACCCGTTCGTCCTGGAGGACCCGGCGTTCAACGCCCTGTGGGCCCGGTCCGAGCTGGCGCTCGCGGAGATGGCCGGGGAGCTGCGCGCAGACCCGCGGCCGCACCTGGACCGGGCCGGTGAGATCGGCGGCTCGCTCGAACGGCTCTGGGACGAGGAGCTGGGGCTGTACGTCGCCCACGACGTCGTCGCCGACCGCCCCGCGCGACGGGCCACGGTCAACGGGCTCGTCCCGCTGGTGCTGCCCGACCTGCCCCGCGCCCGGACCCTGGTGGAGACCCTGCGCGGGCCGGGGTTCCTCGGCGCGGGCGCGGTCCTCGTGCCGAGCTACGACCTGCGGGCCCCGGACGCCGACCGCGCCCTCTACTGGCGGGGTCCCGCCTGGTTCAACATGACCTGGCTGGTGATCGACGGCCTCCGTCGGCACGGCGAGACGGCGCTCGCCGCGCACCTCACCGGGCCGTTCGTCGACCTCGCGGTGCGGGGCGGGTTCCCCGAGTACGTCGATCCCGTGGACGGCGAGCCGCACGGCACCCGCCACTTCAGCTGGACGGCCGCCCTCACCCTCGACCTCGCGGCGGGTGGCGGCGCCGGCGCGAGGGCGGACCGGTGA
- a CDS encoding glycogen debranching N-terminal domain-containing protein, whose product MSGSEVLVRAGTMLLGGPDGSVGEETGAAPAAPVPLEGLYVADTRCLSRWVLRADGEPLDLAGTVRTPDRRTVALVPRTLRNVPPGFLLVREQTARAGGLGEVLTVRAEGETRAVVVLDARTDFADPFELRSDGRTYDHEGARAGAATVDGSAELTFARSRAGRAFARLVLIRAEAGPGGAVAVDLTSDGAQVVGARLTWVVELPAGGTATLQVDVDAGDPADGPAGAAHKHRADRGDGPPEPAHGPAAAPGERDATTDIEWLRRTSLADLDCLLMPAPGAAHLLIPAAGVPWFLTLFARDSLLTAMMVQAERPAMLPAVVEALALHQGSQEDPARVEQPGKIPHEVRISELATLGQVPYGRYYGSVDSTALYLMGLGRLGAAQEGLVRHLEGSARSAVAWLRGPGGLDETGFVRYVPDPRGLRNQGWKDSSGAIAHPDATPADGAIALCEVQGYTWRALADTARLARTVWGDAFWAEDLETAAAALRERFRAAFWPAGSDFPALALDGTGRPVTTPASNAGHLLWSGMLTSDEARVVGDRLLGPGFFTGWGLRTVEAGQAVFSALSYHRGSVWPHDTMLAAAGLAAYGLHDQARRLARGTLDAARHVGGHLPELFGGNTAADFPAPLVYARAGVPQAWSAAAGVVAAQILGRHPPAG is encoded by the coding sequence GTGAGCGGAAGCGAGGTCCTCGTCCGGGCCGGGACGATGCTGCTCGGCGGCCCGGACGGCTCGGTCGGGGAGGAGACGGGCGCAGCCCCGGCAGCCCCGGTGCCCCTGGAGGGGCTCTACGTCGCCGACACCAGGTGCCTCTCCCGATGGGTCCTCCGGGCCGACGGCGAGCCACTGGACCTGGCGGGCACCGTCCGCACGCCCGACCGGCGCACGGTCGCCCTCGTGCCCCGCACGCTGCGTAACGTCCCGCCCGGGTTCCTGCTTGTGCGCGAGCAGACCGCCCGGGCCGGCGGGCTGGGCGAGGTGCTGACGGTGAGGGCGGAGGGGGAGACGCGCGCGGTCGTGGTCCTCGACGCCCGGACGGACTTCGCGGACCCGTTCGAGCTGCGTTCGGACGGGCGCACCTACGACCACGAGGGAGCCCGGGCCGGAGCCGCCACCGTCGACGGCAGCGCGGAGCTCACCTTCGCGCGTTCGCGCGCGGGCCGGGCGTTCGCCAGGCTCGTGCTGATCCGTGCGGAGGCCGGCCCTGGCGGTGCGGTCGCCGTCGACCTGACCTCCGACGGGGCCCAGGTGGTGGGGGCCAGGCTCACCTGGGTCGTCGAGCTGCCGGCCGGGGGCACGGCGACGCTGCAGGTGGACGTCGACGCCGGGGACCCGGCCGACGGCCCCGCCGGTGCGGCGCACAAGCACCGGGCGGACCGGGGGGACGGGCCGCCGGAGCCGGCGCACGGCCCCGCGGCCGCTCCGGGTGAGCGGGACGCGACGACGGACATCGAGTGGCTGCGCCGGACCAGCCTGGCGGACCTCGACTGCCTCCTCATGCCCGCCCCGGGCGCCGCCCACCTGCTCATCCCCGCCGCCGGAGTGCCGTGGTTCCTCACCCTCTTCGCCCGCGACTCCCTCCTCACCGCCATGATGGTCCAGGCCGAGCGGCCCGCGATGCTCCCCGCCGTCGTCGAGGCGCTCGCCCTGCACCAGGGGTCCCAGGAGGACCCCGCCCGCGTCGAGCAACCGGGAAAGATCCCTCACGAGGTGAGGATCTCCGAGCTCGCCACCCTGGGGCAGGTGCCCTACGGGCGCTACTACGGCAGCGTGGACTCGACGGCGCTGTACCTCATGGGGCTCGGTCGCCTCGGCGCGGCGCAGGAGGGGCTCGTCCGGCACCTGGAGGGCAGCGCCCGCTCGGCCGTGGCGTGGCTGCGCGGGCCCGGCGGCCTGGACGAGACCGGTTTCGTCCGGTACGTTCCCGACCCGCGCGGCCTCCGGAACCAGGGCTGGAAGGACTCCTCGGGTGCGATCGCCCACCCGGACGCGACACCGGCTGACGGCGCGATCGCCCTGTGCGAGGTCCAGGGGTACACCTGGCGGGCCCTGGCGGACACGGCCCGGCTGGCGCGGACGGTGTGGGGGGACGCGTTCTGGGCCGAGGACCTCGAGACCGCGGCAGCCGCCCTGCGCGAGCGGTTCCGGGCCGCGTTCTGGCCCGCCGGGTCGGACTTCCCAGCCCTGGCGCTCGACGGCACGGGACGCCCCGTCACAACGCCGGCCTCGAACGCCGGTCATCTGCTGTGGTCCGGGATGCTCACGTCGGACGAGGCGCGGGTCGTCGGCGACCGGCTGCTCGGGCCGGGCTTCTTCACCGGCTGGGGCCTCCGGACGGTCGAGGCCGGTCAGGCGGTCTTCTCGGCGCTGTCCTACCACCGCGGGTCCGTGTGGCCGCACGACACGATGCTCGCCGCCGCCGGGCTCGCCGCGTACGGGCTCCACGACCAGGCGCGGCGGCTCGCGCGCGGCACGCTCGACGCCGCCCGGCACGTCGGCGGGCACCTGCCGGAGCTGTTCGGCGGCAACACCGCCGCTGACTTCCCGGCACCGCTGGTCTACGCCCGCGCCGGGGTGCCGCAGGCCTGGTCCGCGGCCGCCGGCGTCGTCGCCGCCCAGATCTTGGGGCGACACCCGCCGGCCGGCTGA
- a CDS encoding amino acid ABC transporter ATP-binding protein encodes MSPTTDVPAIEIRDLHKSFGDHEVLKGIDLTIETGEVVCVVGPSGSGKSTLLRTVNLLEEPTSGSIRIEGVDLLDPEVDVDEVRTRIGMVFQQFNLFPHMTVLRNLTIAQEKVLRRSRSEADRVAREMLERVGLADRADAHPAHLSGGQQQRVAIARSLSMNPDMMLFDEPTSALDPELVGEVLEVMRGLAREGMTMMVVTHEMGFAREVGSRLIFMDDGAIVEEGDPTEVLANPRHERTQAFLSKVL; translated from the coding sequence ATGAGCCCGACCACCGACGTCCCGGCCATCGAGATCCGGGACCTGCACAAGAGCTTCGGCGACCACGAGGTGCTCAAGGGCATCGACCTCACGATCGAGACCGGCGAGGTGGTCTGCGTCGTCGGGCCGTCCGGGTCGGGGAAGTCCACCCTGCTGCGCACGGTGAACCTCCTCGAGGAGCCCACCAGCGGGTCCATCCGCATCGAGGGGGTCGACCTCCTCGACCCCGAGGTCGACGTCGACGAGGTCCGCACCCGGATCGGGATGGTCTTCCAGCAGTTCAACCTCTTCCCCCACATGACGGTCCTGCGCAACCTCACCATCGCCCAGGAGAAGGTCCTGCGCCGCAGCCGGTCCGAGGCCGACCGCGTCGCCCGGGAGATGCTCGAGCGGGTCGGCCTGGCCGACCGCGCCGACGCCCACCCCGCCCACCTGTCCGGCGGGCAGCAGCAGCGGGTCGCCATCGCCCGGTCGCTGTCGATGAACCCCGACATGATGCTCTTCGACGAGCCCACCTCCGCGCTCGACCCGGAGCTCGTCGGCGAGGTCCTCGAGGTCATGCGCGGCCTGGCCCGCGAGGGCATGACGATGATGGTCGTCACGCACGAGATGGGCTTTGCCCGCGAGGTCGGCAGCCGCCTGATCTTCATGGACGACGGCGCCATCGTCGAGGAGGGTGACCCCACCGAGGTCCTGGCCAACCCCCGCCACGAGCGCACCCAGGCGTTCCTGTCCAAGGTCCTCTGA